A single window of Malus sylvestris chromosome 5, drMalSylv7.2, whole genome shotgun sequence DNA harbors:
- the LOC126623619 gene encoding uncharacterized protein LOC126623619 yields MAKTTPSHPTLLFLTLLRLTTAQPSQSFSYSLYPTLFSLAHSLMTRVANLREARGDVSGSQRARAVSSKLERGLGMGVWGFMWSAGWDDLRNYAWRDFPYSEVDADANELLRWLGDLTQRQSDSDRAVWVAQNYQTILKVSNSLLRRLLKVLYHSETLREMVKAVQRDVVEGELFRDCLELGSNDLNGVIQILKDLGSQYGSTTPPRTMTLLTAIYLFVACN; encoded by the exons ATGGCCAAGACGACACCGTCGCACCCGACTCTTCTCTTCCTCACCCTTCTCCGCCTTACCACAGCACAGCCCTCCCAATCCTTCTCCTACTCTCTGTACCCAACCCTCTTCTCCCTCGCCCACTCGCTCATGACGCGGGTGGCCAACCTCCGCGAGGCACGCGGCGACGTTTCGGGATCGCAGCGGGCCAGGGCCGTCTCGTCGAAGCTGGAGCGGGGGCTCGGGATGGGTGTGTGGGGGTTCATGTGGTCCGCCGGCTGGGACGATCTCAGGAACTACGCGTGGAGGGACTTTCCCTATTCGGAGGTAGATGCGGACGCCAACGAGTTGCTGAGGTGGCTGGGTGACTTGACACAGAGGCAATCGGATTCCGATCGAGCCGTTTGGGTCGCGCAGAATTACCAAACTATCCTCAAGGTTTCCAATTCGCTGCTCCGTCGGCTCCTCAAAGTGCTCTACCACTCG GAAACGTTGAGAGAAATGGTGAAGGCAGTGCAGAGAGATGTGGTGGAAGGTGAGCTATTCAGGGattgtcttgaattgggctCCAATGATTTGAACGGTGTGATTCAAATCCTCAAGGATTTGGGATCGCAATACGGTTCCACTACCCCACCAAGAACTATGACACTTTTAACAGCTATATATTTGTTTGTAGCTTGTAATTAG